The Branchiostoma floridae strain S238N-H82 chromosome 17, Bfl_VNyyK, whole genome shotgun sequence genome has a window encoding:
- the LOC118404850 gene encoding piggyBac transposable element-derived protein 4-like: MATRERLARYTAAEALRQILNAQSDDENSSVDEDESDLDVEDHLSDASDHSDTESVQEEDHPREEIRQEADRGLGRARGRGRGRARGLGARGRGRARGARGRGRGRGRAPINNPAVNQDAGNENPVVDRPYQGKNGTVWDQNPPPLGRRRNQDIIRNPPGITNAARCVDIQSAFSLFVTPAMIDLIVQQTNREARRKHREWNDNQENERQEEWCRVDGTEIRAVIGLCIIAGLYQSNHEPQASLWSTADGKPVFPATMTRERFRNILKYMRFDDRETRAERRATDKLAAFRDIWEMFIAQLPKYYIPGTDLCVDEQLVAFRGRCAFRQYIPSKPAKYGLKIWWNCDATTCYPLKGEVYLGRQPGEQREIGQGARVVKELTYLWRRTGRNVTADNFFTSIPLAEDLLEDGLTYVGTIRSNKPHIPEVMKAANHKEVNSSMFGFQDQLTLTSYVPSKGKAVLVLSSMHHDANIIGEQQKPEIIMHYNATKSGVDNLDHLATMHTCRRKINRWPMVLFFNLLDVAGIASLIVFLGNFPDWNLSACSRRRRLFLRELGYNLVMPHVQRRAQSPYLMPATRESMARIGVRSVRRAEEPAAAAAQEGRKRCELCPRSSDRKVRRACAGCGRTVCAEHSYKQYVCGDCL; this comes from the coding sequence ATGGCCACCAGAGAGAGACTAGCCAGATATACGGCTGCAGAGGCCTTGCGTCAAATACTCAACGCCCAAAGTGACGATGAGAACAGTTCAGTTGATGAGGATGAGTCCGATTTAGACGTCGAAGACCACCTGTCAGATGCGTCAGACCATTCTGACACAGAATCTGTTCAGGAAGAAGACCACCCCAGGGAAGAGATCCGTCAAGAGGCGGATAGAGGTCTGGGAAGGGCTCGCGGAAGAGGTCGTGGACGAGCCAGAGGTCTTGGAGCTAGAGGACGTGGACGAGCTCGTGGAGCCAGAGGACGTGGAAGAGGGAGAGGCCGAGCACCAATAAACAACCCGGCAGTAAATCAGGATGCAGGGAATGAGAATCCAGTAGTTGACAGGCCCTACCAAGGAAAAAACGGAACAGTATGGGACCAAAACCCCCCTCCTCTCGGCAGGCGCCGAAATCAGGACATAATAAGAAATCCGCCAGGTATAACTAATGCTGCTAGGTGCGTGGACATCCAGTCAGCATTTTCCCTCTTTGTGACACCTGCTATGATTGATCTTATTGTACAGCAAACCAACAGAGAGGCGAGACGAAAACACAGAGAGTGGAATGACAATCAGGAGAATGAAAGACAAGAAGAGTGGTGCCGAGTTGATGGAACAGAGATAAGGGCAGTGATTGGATTATGCATCATAGCAGGTTTATACCAGAGTAACCATGAGCCTCAGGCTTCTCTCTGGTCTACAGCTGATGGCAAACCAGTCTTCCCTGCAACTATGACCAGGGAAAGATTCAGAAACATTTTGAAGTACATGCGCTTTGACGACAGGGAGACCCGTGCTGAACGGCGAGCTACTGACAAACTTGCGGCGTTTAGGGACATTTGGGAGATGTTCATAGCACAGTTACCAAAGTACTACATCCCTGGCACAGATCTCTGTGTTGATGAGCAACTTGTAGCTTTCAGGGGAAGATGCGCATTCAGGCAGTACATACCATCCAAACCAGCTAAATATGGACTGAAAATATGGTGGAACTGCGATGCGACAACATGTTACCCCTTGAAAGGAGAAGTGTACCTAGGGAGACAACCAGGGGAACAGCGAGAGATAGGCCAAGGGGCAAGAGTGGTAAAAGAGCTGACATATCTTTGGCGCAGAACAGGGAGAAACGTCACAGCAGACAACTTCTTCACTTCTATCCCACTAGCTGAAGATCTCTTGGAGGATGGACTTACATATGTTGGGACAATAAGGTCTAACAAACCACATATTCCAGAAGTGATGAAGGCTGCAAACCACAAAGAAGTGAATAGCTCCATGTTTGGCTTCCAGGACCAACTGACTCTCACATCATATGTACCTTCCAAAGGCAAAGCTGTCCTTGTTCTGTCAAGCATGCACCATGACGCAAACATCATAGGCGAGCAACAAAAGCCAGAGATTATCATGCACTACAATGCCACAAAGAGTGGTGTAGACAATCTGGATCATCTAGCGACAATGCACACATGCAGGCGCAAGATAAACAGATGGCCAATGGTGCTGTTTTTCAATCTCTTGGATGTGGCAGGAATTGCTTCTCTGATTGTCTTCCTTGGAAACTTCCCAGACTGGAACTTGTCTGCATGCAGCCGGAGGCGCCGCCTCTTCTTGAGGGAACTTGGGTACAACTTAGTAATGCCTCATGTCCAAAGAAGGGCACAGAGCCCATATCTCATGCCTGCAACTAGAGAATCAATGGCTCGCATTGGTGTAAGATCTGTCCGACGAGCAGAGGAGCcagcagcagctgctgcacaagaAGGGCGCAAGAGATGCGAGTTATGC
- the LOC118404554 gene encoding kelch repeat and BTB domain-containing protein 2-like: MADADNISAVRPRSYQNESYLHGFLGTVGDLQKDGVLQDVVLEVEGRRFPCHRLVLSAASPYFRAMFTSDMAESRQKTVVLQCLDASIFGEILRYIYSGTLHVSMDKVQSLYQAADLLQLGYVRDTCSSYMAMNVERSHYMDLYKFADVFSVNVVRKACLQMIRRNFVEVASSEEFCSLSINQLTEIISHDELDVKEEITVWVAVVRWVQYSREDRLHHLPSILPHIRFNLLTSDNTAAILGHPLVKEDPGSSEVIRHVIQKWKPNLKPRLGMTTEMVMLSNTDSKELLFMNPLEGRYISCSYKPEDFPCITDVTVTRDNNIYILTRKETSNGELSVLKYNHAGNVWEHAGMSSVSKSLRLDNDSTWYDEHLVEVDGILYYLAADVEDDSGLVWMRKYNWLTDQWQECAQLQLDNTEYDYSEALACSSHLYFLTSLELHRYDPSQDRWCKRSPASEPDLDIYSAVTMGTDVFCADCDFRQTMMYDTESDRWQKLQGWPNKGNRKVNNSPCLFVMDNQLHIWLSCLNDDDINDEHLVYVYDRSADAWRDLKATLPNKTYFSPALMYPVARMYLPYLKGAQKHITSYACQR, encoded by the exons ATGGCTGACGCAGACAACATCAGCGCGGTTCGCCCTCGTTCCTACCAAAACGAaagctatctgcacgggtttcttggaactgtgggtgacttacagaaggatggggtactgcaggatgtcgtccttgaagtcgagggccggcggtttccctgccatcggcttgttctgtccgcggccagcccctacttcagggccatgtttacaagtgacatggcggaaagtcggcaAAAGAcagttgttttacag TGTTTGGATGCAAGCATTTTCGGGGAGATCCTGAGGTACATCTACTCAGGAACCCTACATGTGTCTATGGACAAAGTGCAGTCCCTTTACCAGGCAGctgacctcctccaactgggctatgtgagagacacctgcagcagctacatggccatgaacgtggagcgctccCACTATATGGacttgtacaagtttgctgatgtcttctccGTGAACGTTGTTCGTAAAGCTTGTCTGCAGATGATCCGTAGAAACTTTGTTGAG gttgcctccagcgaggagttctgcagcctgagtATAAACCAattgactgagatcatcagccacgatgagctggatgttaaagaggagataACAGTGTGGgtggctgtggtgagatgggtgcagtacagcagggaggacag ACTGCACCATCtccccagcatcctccctcacatccgctttaacctgctgacctcagacaaCACGGCAGCCATCTTAGGACACCCTCTGGTCAAAgaggatcctgggagttctgagGTCATCAGGCATGTTATACAGAAATGGAAGCCCAACCTGAAGCCGAGGCTTGGGATGACAACAGAAATGGTTATGCTGTCCAATACTGA TTCGAAAGAGCTCCTTTTCATGAACCCTCTGGAAGGGAGGTACATCAGCTGCAGTTACAAACCAGAGGACTTCCCTTGCATCACAGACGTGACAGTCACCAGAGATAACAACATCTACATCCTGACTCGTAAAGAAACGAGTAACGGTGAGTTGTCCGTGCTGAAGTACAACCATGCGGGGAATGTGTGGGAACATGCTGGTATGTCCTCAGTATCTAAGTCGCTGAGACTGGACAACGATTCTACATGGTACGATGAGCACCTTGTTGAAGTTGATGGGATTTTGTACTATCTTGCTGCCGATGTAGAGGATGACAGTGGATTGGTGTGGATGAGAAAGTACAACTGGCTCACAgaccagtggcaggagtgtgCACAGCTGCAACTTGACAATACTGAATACGACTACAGTGAAGCATTGGCATGCAGTTCACACCTCTATTTCCTGACAAGCTTGGAACTGCATCGCTACGACCCGAGCCAGGACCGTTGGTGCAAGCGGAGCCCAGCATCAGAGCCCGATCTTGACATCTATTCAGCCGTTACCATGGGAACAGATGTGTTCTGCGCGGATTGTGACTTCAGACAGACCATGatgtacgacacagagtcagaccGTTGGCAGAAGCTGCAAGGCTGGCCGAACAAAGGAAACCGTAAAGTGAATAATTCTCCCTGTCTTTTCGTAATGGACAACCAGCTCCACATATGGTTAAGCTGTCTCAATGACGACGATATTAACGACGAACATCTCGTATATGTGTacgacaggtctgctgatgcctggagaGACTTGAAGGCTACTCTGCCAAATAAGACATATTTTTCGCCTGCCCTTATGTACCCTGTGGCACGTATGTACCTACCATACCTTAAGGGGgcacaaaaacacatcacttcttacgcctGTCAGCGTTAA